Below is a genomic region from Polypterus senegalus isolate Bchr_013 chromosome 13, ASM1683550v1, whole genome shotgun sequence.
TGTGTAAAAGATTGCCCCCTATggcttatgtttgttttttttagtgcTTTGTCATTTGCTGTTGGGCTATGCTGTGGCTCCTCTGAAATATTTATTGGAAGGGATAGAATCAGACTTGAAtgaatgtataatttaatattaatgacaaataattaatgttgtttattgtttattaaagcAATGTTTATAGTGGCCCTGAAGAGTAAaactcaagaaaaaaatgaaaacaaaacattttttttctcaggcttCAATCAAAATGCTTGATTTTTGCCAGTACTGTAAATTCATTTATCAAGGGGTAATAGAAGGATCATGGTGTGATTTCGGACAAAAGTAAATGCCATGGCATAATGTGTTAAATAGCAGACTACTGTAATAAGAAGAATAAATGTATTCTGCTTCACTATGGTCCAAAAGTAGAGTATTCAGACTTTGGTAGTCATAAATAAAAGGCTtcatgtctaaatatataaagcTATTTGTTCCTGTTTGACTCATTGACTAAATGACAACAAATGCTGAGCTACTTGCAGACAACTtaagaaaaaatgattttcacCAGCGGATCAGTCTCGCCCCAAGTCCCAGAGAGATCTAGCCTCACTCAAaatataattgcatttaaatcGGAGAAAACCTAGACAATGCTTCACATATAACATTAGAAAATAGCCGCAGTTGCAGAACAGCACAGCCACAGATTGTAGCATGTCCATGCATGTAAGCCAGCATTATTGTGGCTGGAGGTCCAACAATGtacctttttttaaattgtattcttatttatgttttatatataaaatgtaatcgTCCCTCAACTTTTGCTGTTTTGCTTATTCACAGATCACTccgaaataaacacataaataataatttcCCCTATGATCATTCTTATGGCATTGATGAGTTTGTGGTTTgaaatatttataacaaaaaaaaattcatgaaatCTTTGTTACTACTACAGCAAAAACTATGAGGACAGTGTATAATAAGGCTTCAGTGAAAATTGAGAGAATTAAGAACATTTGGAGCTATAACAGGAAAAGAATTAGTCTCAAATGAACATTAATCATGTAGAACACATATTCTAACAACTTTTATGAGAATATATCACCTCTAATTAAAATGCAGTCCACCTCAAACCTCCAAAGCCACAAGAGGCAACACTCTTTGTCTCCTCAGAGTAAGAAAAATTGATTTATTAACTCTCATTATTTAACTACCATCTATTTATGATTTTCCATTTGTTGGGTTACTAGTGCATTGTACTGTATTAACTTTGATTTTTAGTTTAAGAATGTGTACAGAGGAGGAGATTAACAACATCACATCCACCTTTAGAACCCTTCAATTATATTTTATGGGAGAAATAACACTTCATATGTTATTTCTCTAGAAGTAGAGATTTTGAATCCACAGGAGTGACTATGACACATATATCCTTATATAAAAATGCCATTATTTCTTATAGCACACTAGACTGTGAGCCAATAATTTTAACATAACAATCTCAAGCCCACctaattgaaattaaatttgtgGGATGGagcagcagcactgagcacaaggcaggaaagcacAGGACAGTATATCCTGGATCCACTCATGCACACTCACACAAAAACTCATACAAtggccaatttggaattgccatcTAACCaaacttgtatgtctttggagaATATTGGAATGTTTACTAATTCTGAGGGGCATGTTGGGGATGACCACCAATTAGAGAATACAATGTGTGAAGTGTACATCATGTACATAGCCAGTTACAGAGCAGCTATTTTCTTGTTAATTGTTGTGTGTCTTGAACAGAGCAACCTATACATTGACAGTAAATGGCAATAAAAACCACCCCTTTTTAAGCCCCAAAGCCCATGTTTTTTATTCTATAAATATTCAAGGAACAGCAGTCTATATTATCACATGAGGAAGATTTTCACTGTTTTCATCACGTTTTCAAATGACAGTACAGCGATAATTAGTATCCACTGTGATGGTGGAGCTACCATCCGCCTTGACCACGGTTTGCTTAGAGGTGCTTTGCTGGCTGCTATGTGACTGCTTGTGTGGACAGAGCCTTTCTTGAAAATTTTGAGCAAAAAAGAGTAGCATCAAGGGATTAATGCAGCTGTGAGCATAACTGAGGCATATGCTGATATGGTAGGCATAGAGAAAGGTGGGGGTGGGGGCCTCCGTGCTGAGGTTGAGCACTTGCATGACATGAAAAGGTGACCAGCACAGCAAGAAAACTGCGATGACCATGAGAACAGTTTTAGTGGCCCTCTTTGCCCAGACAGACTGCCTCCTGCGTACCCTGCGGATGGACCTGAATACATGGTAGAGAGTGAGTGAATAGAAAGTACTAATAATGAGGAGGGGGATGATGAAGCCCACGGTTGACTGATATAATGTATACCAGTACATGTCTGCAGGACCTGAGGGCAAGTCCAAAATGCAAACTTCCACATCTTCCTGCTGGAGGGTTCTTGAATAAAGCATCACAGGCACAGTGAGTAGAAAGCTGCCAGTCCACACCATAGCATTAATGACCATGGTCCATTGGATTGTCCTTCTCTCTGAAGCTGGGTGAACAATTGCAACATACCTggaatataaaagaaataaagtctGGTTATACTCTGATGCAAATATGTAGTATGGAGTATTGGAAAGTCTATAAGCTCATTTCTCAGGCTAAACGATGATTTCcagtaataaacattttaaaatgctcaGCACTGATGTGCTTGCTAACACTGGGTCTGATGGTAAACagagatatttttaaaacaacatcaatAGCAGCAATTTATCttgtctgtatatataaaaagattagcgAAATCGTGCAATGTTTTCATGGGACATTTGCATGCAAtactcattttttttcaaaaccataCAGTATGTCATATAGCTTACATCTATAtatccttttttcttcttcattaggagaataccacaatgatactctcatgtcaatACAACCAATTTATACGTCAAACAAAATACCTTATATATATCTGCTCTGCTAAGAATAGTTGTAGTTCAGCTGAGTTATAGCAGTCAACAAATGAAGCCTATGTATGTAATGGCGTACACTTATAAATTGTAAAACTGCATAAACATTGAATTGCTGACAAAATCATTGGTGATCATGCAGGAGAGGTTGTATTCCTTCCATGTATTAGGTTAGATACTGGTAATacccagtgcaggatttacgtattagctacacaagctatagcttagggcccccgccttcttgggggcccccaaaacaaatcatatttggcacttacatagaatatctggacttataaagggccccatgtctcaaatagcttagggccttatcaagtctaaatccggccctggtaATACCTCAGCAAATAGATTGCCGTTCATCTTGCATCGATGACAATTTCCAAGTTTTAACATTTGCTATAACTATAAATAAGTCTCAGGACCTAAGTTTTTACCGTGTTGGAATATACCTGTGGACCGATAGTGACTGCAGCGAGCTATCCAGTGGAGGATGGGCCACCATAGGTGGTGAGGGGGGCACAGCCCCATAGTTTCTTATATAGCCTAAAAATCATACAAGGAATGCCTTAAGGGGCTTTAAAAGGCcatgtcttttgacagccccccaaccatgactccctaagaagacaagaaaaaactccctaaAAAAAGTGTAcgaaataaaatggaagaaatcttgtgaAATTGTATGAAAGTAAAGTCTAATGTGCCTGAAACCAAGAAGCCAGAACTTTTAAGTGATCTGAAGAAGAGCGTACTAAATTTAGGACCAAGAACATGAcgggaaaataaaactgaatgtatGAGGTGTGAATCATAAATGGAAACATGGCGACTCCGCTTAATGAGGAAAGGTTCAGTGAAGAGAAAATGACACTGTGAGTAAATGGTGGGATCCAAAAGTTTTCTCTCAAAGTCGAAGTCTGTTAAAACACTGAAGAAGGACAAAGAAATGTAAAACCTAGTTGGTCTCAAGTCATAAACTTCAAAAGCCGATGAAGGCTTGAGAGTTAATGGTTGATGTGTGTGTACATTTTAACAATAAGGGAAGGGAAGATTCCTGCAAACTGTAAAAGAAATGAATACCGgtgtctttttttccttattgagTGGATTTTCACACTTTAGGAGAAGACAGTAATTGAGAGAGTACTAGATAAAAGAATTACCAGAAAAGGAAAGAGGCTGCATCATCTAGCATTGGGAAATGTGTTGTGGAGAAAGACTTAGTGTTCACAGTAATAATGAATGAACCACAGTAAGGATAGGAAACACAGCTGGTTGAAAGTTTTGAGGTTATGCATTCACCATGAATCTGTTCAGGAATTGTTGGTGATATGTGAGGACTGTTAAGCCTTCATGGGAGCTCCTATGTATCTTTAGTGTGGCTTTGTATTGGCGGCAAAAACTAAATCAAAACTAAAGCTGAgaatatagaaaaagaaaagtggCAAGGATGTGGAAGACAAAGtgagaaatactgtacatgtgtcaTGCCTGTGTGCCTGAGGACCACTTTTCAAGCTCAGACAAGGTAAACAATACTATCCCAAGACGAGAGGAGGCACTGTCAATAATGATGTCTtctcttttgcctcagttcaGATCCAAAACACAAGGAGGCTGCTTATCACTCTCCATGCCCCTTCCAGCATAAAAATGTTAGAACTCGACCAAGCATCACTGAGGATGGAGCTCCTGAACAAGCCATATTTCCAGATGGCAAGAAGGTATAGTGATAGAGCTTTTTCTGTTATGCCTGCGACACTATTTTGATTTTGTTCATGAACTTATTAAAAGGAGTGATGGTAGGGGCTGGGAGAAGCTTCTGAGTGGGTTGCCACTATCACCTGGTACATGTACTGACATGGTTGCTGTTACAATATAAAAACTTAAGGTTCAGCAAGTTACCTTACCAATAAGCCACCCTTAACATACAGCACCATCAGCAAAACATCTGCCAACattactttgcctcaaaataaataaatcatgggttgacccaggccactgagtCACAACATTTGTCAGACTTATCTTTGCATCACATATGACTTATGCATTAACAGGATGTCattgcttacagttaacaaaaacagCTTCATTCTCTTTAGCTGTCTTTATTGTAATATAAGTCAATTGCCCCAAGAATGTTAGGAAAACCAGACACTGATGTAGATTGTCTTTTTAAGTTGGAATGTACACCCACACAATATGGAAACTGAATGTAGCACCTTGACAGCTGCTATATGGCTTCCAGCACAAGCATGATGAaaatgaagcttggctgagatattcctgacctttcATCAGCCAGTTCCTTTTTGTAAATGCCTTTTGCTAGATGCCAGCTGGTAGTAAAACCTGGATATTGTTATATCTCTGCTTTAGTTCCTCCACTGCTCATGGTTCAGAGACATGTTTTATgtcatttctgttctttttatgAGCCATTTGTTTAtagtaatgttacttttgttaattatctgctGTATTTTCTTTGCCTGTGCTTTGTGGACGGTCCCCCAAGAGGCGTTGCCACCAGCCAGTCACTACCAGGAACTGCCTTTCACCATATATATCTGATGAGTCTCCCCctgttcctggtggttcattgcaAAAGCCCTAGGGAGTCAGTGTATTTAGTTGAGTTTATTGTTCTTTTGTGATAATTAGATTTCTGGATTTATGACCTTCTGCTTAACTTTTGACTTTGAACTTGGATTCTGCATTGGGGATCTGTTTTACCTTGGTGGCTAGTCAGGGATTTTGGTGAGATTATCAcatctagtggacatttttggaagtgcttttgggtcTACATTGAGACTCCTATTTCATGACAGATATGACCATGTATAGCCCGAATTCAGGCAGTCTGTCTATCCAATTCCAGGCCCAAGTcagcacatacagtgcatccggaaagtactcacagtgcattactttttccacattttgttatgttacagccttatttcaaaattgattaaattcattttttccctcagaattctacacacaacatcccataatgacaacgtgaaaaaaagtttatttgaggtttttgcaaatttattaaaaataaaaaaaactaagaaatcacatgtacataagtattcacagcctttgctcgaatctttgttgatgcacctttggcagcaattacagcaccaagtctttttgaatatgatgccacaagcttggcacacctatccatggccagtttcgcccattcctctttgcagcacctctcaagctccaacaggttggatgggaagcatcggtgcacagccattttaagatctctccagagatgttcaatcggattcaagtctgggctctagctTGGCCacagggacattcacagagttgtcctgaagccactcctttggctgtgtgcttagggtcgttgtcctgctgaaagatgaaccatcacccccGTCTGGTATTTCTGATCATAAGCTTATTGAATGTAACTTTAGCATTATTACTACTACATCTTTCAAGAAAAAGTCTCCTATCGCAGCATTATGTCTGTTAATTCTGATCTGTTTGCTGCTTCCTTTCTGTCTTCATCTTTTTCTGAATTGCATAATCTTCCCTCTCCTGAAAACATATCCCTTTATAACAGCTGTGTTTCCCAACTGTTAGATAACTTTGCTCCCTTAAGGACTAGGCATGTTTCAGCCTCCCGTTTCTGTCCCTGGTACACCGATGAGCTCAGAGCTATGAAAGCCACTAGCCGGCGTCTTGAATGGCTTTATAAGAAAACGGGCCTCATAGTTCATTCACAGCTTTGCACTGAGCACATACTTAAATACAGGGATGTCCTTAACATGCTCGCTCCAATTATTATTCCTCTCCTGTAAATGGTGCTGACTAGGCCTAGAACTCTTTTTAGAACTGTTAATAAACTCTTCCAACCCCCTCCTTTAGCATGCCCCACTACAGCTGAACAGTGTCaggctttcttacatttctttaataccaaAATTGATCAAATCTATCACAGTTTCCCTTCGAcacctcaatcactcactcattctgaTCTGCCACCTCCATCAATACTCACCTGTTTCTTGCCTGTTGACTCTCTTGCCATCTCTGAATTTATTAATAAGTCTAATTCCTCCTTCTGTCTGCTTGATCCTGCACCCACTCCTCTGCTTAAGACATGTTCATCCATAATTAGTATTCCTGTTGTCTCATTGgtaaatgcatgtttcatttcaggttctgtccctactgccttcaaaactgctgcagttaccccaatccttaaaaaaaattgagctggatccttcctttctctccagttacaggcctatctctaatctccgtttttggctaaggtgatggaacacgtggttgctacacaactccatgcttttcttctagataatacactctatgagccttttcagtctggctttcgtTCATAGCacagcactgagacagctcttctcAGAATGGTCAATGATCTTCTCCGGTCTGCAGATTGCGGTTTCCTTAATATTCCCCTCCTTCTTGACTTTAGTACAacatttgacactgttaatcatgaagTCCTCCTGTCTCTCTGCTGTAGGcatctctggcttagcccttcaatggctcacatcatatctttctaataggcaacagtttgtcacactcaGCCGACATAGATCCTTCACCTCATCTGTGTcatgtggtgtccctcagggttcagtccttgggccattactctttctactttatatccttcctttgggtctgattattcacagacatggccttaactaacactgttatgcagacgatatacagttatattttagtacagactcccctacagattcacctcccagcacactAACTgtctgcatcactgatcttaagctatggatggaaaatcttaaaacttaaaacttaattccaataaaactgaagtgttactggtaggtccaaaatcccaactttctaaggcatccattttctctatttctgttgatggtacacttgtcaaacctaCTCCTGTTGTcggaaatcttggtgttttgtttgattcatcacttaactttgagttacacattaggtctctttctaAAATTTCACTGTatcatctctgtaacattgcCTGCCTCTGtctatttctgtcctttaatgatgctcaaactctggttcattgtttcataatgtctcatattgattactgtaattccctcagtttaccggttccatcaaggattaaattcaagattctgcttctcaccttcatagccctacataaccttggcCCCCTACCTTACTCAGCTGCTAGCTccatacactccttgtcgctttctcaggtcctcgagcattaatctccttactgtcccacgcaccagactctccaccttgGGAGacaggtccttcagtgctatagcCCCTTGGTAGacggctgggacaccccttcaacactggatccaggggagcagccatgggatgcacgctACATCCCCCGAAACACTTGGTGGCAGAcgccctgggttgcatcaggcctgttttatggaacaccggagctcatcctggttgggctccgtggccaccgccagggggagcggcaaggcttcctgagcccatgtgagCAGCAACACAGCAACACTCAAAAGTGCAGCCTAATTGACGTTAATTACCACctaaagcacttccgggtgggtatAAAGGGAGCCTgaagccactactcagggcgctGTGCCTattgtgtcagtctgtgtcgggtcggtgccaatatagcacctttatcacacccctcaactctggaactttcttcctcagt
It encodes:
- the LOC120543026 gene encoding melanin-concentrating hormone receptor 2; the encoded protein is MDSTTVMHILPSIYGILCIVGVAANSLVIYAVATCKKRMVSDIYVLNLAIADMLFLLVMPFTIHQLVRDRHWVFGNFMCKAVTVVDVSNQFTTVGIVTVLCIDRYVAIVHPASERRTIQWTMVINAMVWTGSFLLTVPVMLYSRTLQQEDVEVCILDLPSGPADMYWYTLYQSTVGFIIPLLIISTFYSLTLYHVFRSIRRVRRRQSVWAKRATKTVLMVIAVFLLCWSPFHVMQVLNLSTEAPTPTFLYAYHISICLSYAHSCINPLMLLFFAQNFQERLCPHKQSHSSQQSTSKQTVVKADGSSTITVDTNYRCTVI